From the genome of Athalia rosae chromosome 3, iyAthRosa1.1, whole genome shotgun sequence:
AAAAAGTATCCGTattagtaaaaaataatctgGAGAATGTTATAGTCACGGTGATATCACGCCTCCATGACGAAGAACATTCCATGCAGTTTTTGAACATACCAATTAATTATCCATCTTGCGATCCACCAGAATTTAAGCACTGTGATATCCAGCgaagtttcaaatttcttgaaaataatatcatagGTACTAAAAGTTCGTTGCTGCATTTTCTAGCCACAGAAAAACGAGGAGTATTACAAAAAGtattgatgaaattgaaatgtcgtatgtacgaagaaaaatcagTTGAGCTTAAATTGAAGGCTCTTCATCATTACGTGTATTTTGTCATGATGATAATGGAGGAaatcaacaataattatttcgacGATATGTCAGCATACGTCGTTAGAGATGTTTGCTACACTTTAATGAACCTCCTCAAGGAGAGTTCAGTTCCCATATCTAAAGCGGCTTGCGACTACTTTTATCATCTTTTGAGGCGTATGTTGCCTAAAAGGTGTGCAGAAGTTAAACAAAATTTAAGATTGATAGTGTCAAGCATGATACCAATTGTAAAATCTGGTAAAACAAGGCATGCGATCGACGTGATAACATTCCTCTTAGTCGAACAAAGTGACTTACTCGCCGAAGCTATTGAAAGGCTGGATTCGTTTCCTCCAGATAAAGAATTTCGACAAGTGCGAGAAAAACACTTTAGATTGAGGAATAAAAACGGACAAAGACAAACTTTGGATGATGAGATTCGACATTTCTTAAGTACGCGACgtgaaaatatggaaaattgTAGTATCACGGAACTTGACTATCTGAAAGAACAATTATCTACAAAGAAACAAGAATTACAAGAAATGTATCGAAGCCTTGGGTTAATGAAGAGGTTTTCTGAAGATTGCGCCTCAAGCGTATTGCATCAATTGACTTGTGCTTTGGTGAAGTTGACGATATCTTCTGATGCTGATTTTTCACTGAGAGCAGCAGAATGCCTGGGTGAATTAGGACCAGCTGATTTAACTACAATGATTTTACAGCCCGAAAAAGAACATTCGAGACAGTTTTTGGAGCCAATGCAGACCTTCACTTATAGAATTCTCGTTCTCCTTTCAAACCTACTAATTCATCCGGATGTATGTGTTTTCACTGCAAGTTCCGAAGCGTTGTATATTATCACGGCATCATTCTGGGGTACGCAAATAGTGTCCAACAGAAATCTGaaagatttgaaaagaaatatcgaATTATCCGAAGAATGTTTGAGAATTGAATATATCAAACCATTCGTGGGAAAGTCCAGCcaacaaaaaaatgtcaacacaattgatgtaaaaaagtttgaagaatTCGTCAATGATAACGTAGATTTGTGGACTGGCAAGGTAAACGATTCTCACAACAATTGGATAACAAATATAGTGTGCCAGATTTTAGATTGCTTCAATGGCTCGTACATGAAACACTTGATACCAGTGTGCAGAGTAAACGTATcattttgcgaaaaaattctACCATGGATTATCTATTTGGTAATTcactttgagaaaaatttggacATTATGCTATATGCAGGCATAAATAGGTTCTTCAGATGCCACTATGCCGAAAGTAGCGAGAAGAATAAGAACAATTCACTGTCGGGTGCTGAGCATAGAAATATATGCTTCAATCACAAGTCGGTTCAGTGCATGCTGAACGTTGTGGAATTTATAAGATCCCAGTCtgtagaaaaattcaagatagAACTAGAATATTTGCATATAGCGAAGGCTGCTCAGTATTGTTCAGCTTATTTTACTTCAGTACTATATGCAGAACTGTGGTGTGAATGTTTGCGTAGAACGTTGCAGACCAGCGACCACTTGTTATCCATTGACTACATTTATGAATCCACTGATGAGATTGGTAAAGTGTTGCAAGATATTCTTAGAGAAGCTTTCATAAAAATTGGAGATCCTGACGCCATTTACGGATGTGGAGCCTCATATTATCAAGACTCCTCTGAAAGAATACAACATTATGTTCAACTTCGGAAGTGGGACAAGGTGCTACTTGCTCATGACATTGAAATGTCGCTTGGCAACAAAACCGCTAGTAAAGGTGAGAAGGTAACTCATTGTATCAGGTAAACGAAACTCATGATTTATTAAAACATTGTTCATCTTTAGGTTTGCTCGATGCGCTCTATCAATCCGGTCTCCAATATTTGTTGGGAGCATTTGTGAGAACAATTGACAAAACAGAAGATGAGAAAGATGACACTTATCGATACGAATGTGCTTGGCGTTTGTCAGATTGGAATATACCAGATACTCAGCAAATGATGAACTGGAAAGATGTAGACTTCCAAACCATACTCAGCACACATCATCCTCTATTTCATTATCGAGCTCTCAAATTTTACCATGAATCCGACACCGATAGATTAAAAACTGCTTTGGATAGTGCACGAATTAGTGTTATCAAGACTCTGCGCAATATTAGCTTAGGTAAATCAGTACAGATTTGAGATTGATGCATACGAGAACGAAGGCCAGTACACGTTTTGACAATTTgatgttttcaatttttcagaaagcTGCAAGGCTGTCTATCCTGCCTTATCTCAACTTCAAATGTTACGTGAAATCGAAGAAGTATATTTTGCAGAACCTGATACATATAACtctatgattgaaaaatggaagcaTCAGGACGCTATCGGGGTCAATGATTTTGAATACATTGAACCTGTTCTTTCGCAGCGTGCAATATTGTTACAAGCTACaggaaaagttgaaagtaaAGTTATTAAAAGCGCTCTTGTTGATACATACTTACAAATAACAGAATTATCAAAGAAATATGGCTACTTTCAAATGGCTGCAAGGGCACTGGGTAAGTAGAATTTGAGATGTATGTTACATTGGTTGATCTAAAGTAtacttgaatttattttcgctGTACAGGCAGCTTAGCAAAACAAGTCGGAACATTGACAGATGAAGAAAGGAACAATTTGCAATATCAAGAAGCAAAACTGGCTTGGGAACGTGGGGATCATGAACTCGGTCGTCATCTTTTACGTAACTTGATAGTTAACTGCACTTCGAATGTTATTCATTCAGAGGCGCTTACCACGTACGGGAATTGGATGGCTGAATCAAAATCAGAAAACCCACAGGTACGAAATTCATCGATGtttcggttgaaattttctaagaTTTCATTCGCAGCAATATGGTAAAACTAACGAATACTACCCTTTATATCCTTTGtagaaaattatcgataaatattatcgCGCTTCTCTGGCGAATTTTGAGTCTTGTGATAATACAACTGAGAGAGAGAGGCAGAACTTCGTTTATACCCAGGCTGTTTTAGCCCAATTTGCAGATGTTCAATTCCAGCAAATACTGTCTTATATGAAATCCCCGCAATTCGAAAGCTTCAGGGCATGTGTTGCTTACTCGGAGCAGACTGCTGATAAACTTTCTGCCTACTCAAAAGATGCTGACGAGAAACGAGCCAAGTTCTTGAATCAAAAACAGTGTAACAATGATATGGTGGAGCTGGAGAAtatcgaaaaagagaagaatatgTACCTGCTATTGGCACTGGAGTAAGTTATCTTTCTTAATTCTGGAATTTAGACGTTTTGACATCGTGCGATTCTTATTTCGAGTTTTTCTTCAGGCATTACATGCGTACATTGGAACAAAGCGAAGATCACAATCTGCTGGTGTTCAGACTGGTGTCTTTATGGCTAGATAATACTCATGATAACAACTTGAACGAACTGATGCAAGCAAACTTGCACAAACTCCCGTCTTATAAGTTTATTCTACTCGTGCCACAACTAGCACCGCATATATCAGATACAGATGATGAATTcactacaaaaattttcaatctacTGAAAAGATGTGCGATTGAACATCCGCATCACACAATTCCAGTATTATTGGCACTGATGAACTCCCACAAAGatcatgattttcaaaatagtaGAAGATCGTCAGCTGTGAAACCTGAACCGCGCGTTCTTGGTGCAACAAAGCTAGTTCAACAGCTTATGAGCACTCCGATCAAGCCAATTATTGAAGAAATGGACAAGCTAGCAAATTCCCTAGTTATGTTAGCTAACCTCGAACCCCCAAAAGCAAAATCTCCAagtaggtgaaaaatttttgttattgaCAATCCGCCTTTCTGATATTTATAGGACAAGGCAAGATGTGTATAACACCATTTTGTTATCCAGCATGGCTTCCTGGTAAAAGTTCTCTTCATTTATGACACATTCGTTTCCTTTCAGGAATTCCTGTGCCAAACAACCCTCTTTCCATtgcaaagatgaaaaattttcaacatacTCTGGTGCCAACAATGTCTATTGATATAAAACCAAACAAAGATTATGGTGGACTCGTGACCATAATAAAATATGATGACAGTTATGAACTTGTAGGCGGCATAAATGCTCCCAAAAAAATAACGTGTCTTTGTACCGATGGGCaaagaagaaatcaattaGTAAAGGTAATAATGGTCCCCCAGTCCACTACATCCACtgtaaaatgtaaatatttaaaataattttttatttgctctAATTATTCAGGGCAAAGATGACTTGAGACAGGATGCTGTTATGCAACAGGTCTTTACCGTGATGAATATGCTTCTCAGGACTAGCAAAGAAGCAAACAAACGTAAACTCAATGTCCGGACGTACAAGGTGCAACAATATATTATCATAACACATTTTACTTTCTCAAATGGTTGAACATGTAAATCAAAGTACCCagccttttcattttattaggTAGTACCACTTACTCAGAGATCTGGAATTCTGGAATGGTGCGACGAGACAACGCCCATCTTTGAAATCCTAGCAGGTTCCAATAAAAAGATGGGTCTTCACGAGAAATATTATCCCAAGGATTACTGCATCAAGAAATGCAGGGATATTATGGCGGTAAATagtataaaatgaagaattccTTATATCGTAATTTAAAAATCATACAAGCTCACGTTTTAACTTGAGAACTCATAAAATCCGTAAACCTGTATTTACAGGCAGTGGCAAAAACATCAAACGTGCAGAAACTCGCCAAATATAATCTGTGCTGTGAAAATCTTCATCCTGTGTTTCACTACTTCttcctagaaaattttttgtctccAGAGATTTGGTTCGAACGAAGGTTATCCTATGTGCACAGGTActgcgaaaaatattcaacttttggtgtgtgaatttttcaatttggtaATCCGTCACATGACATTGATTTGCGTCTTTTGTACTCTCCTAGCGTAGCAACTACTTCCATAATAGGATATATCCTAGGATTGGGCGACAGACATTTAAACAATATTCTGCTCGACAAAAGGACGGCTGAAGTTATTCACATCGACTTTGGTATGTGATTGCTCTAATTtgcttaaaattttcatttctactCATACCCTCTTACCATACTCTGATTCTCGTGTCAGGTATTGCATTTGAACAAGGGAAAATTCTACCCACACCTGAAACCGTGCCATTTAGACTGACTAGAGACATGGAAGTTGCGATGGGAGTATCCGGTGTCGAGGGTGTTCTGAGGCGAAGCTGCGAGGAGACTATGACCGTACTTCGCCATCACAGAAGTGTCATTATAACACTCATTCAAGTACTTACTTACGATCCCCTTTTTTCGTGGTCAATTACGCCAGCCAAGGCATTTAGTCTTCAGCAGCGTAGTACGCAGGGATCTTCCGAAGGTTCAGAAGGTACGTGATTGATTCAAAGACATATTTTACGTCCCTCTATTAGcgccatattttttatttctgaatgATAATAAACATTCTCCAGCATCTGGAACTAAAAATAAACTCGCTGAAAGAGCCCTTTTACGATTGGACCAAAAACTTCGTGGAACAGAGGAGGGTTCCGCATCAAGTGTTGCCGGccaggtagaaaaattgatccaggAAGCCAGGGATCCGATCAATTTGTCTCGTTTATTTTGCGGATGGCAGGCCTATCTGTAATTTGTAACTGATGCAAGTATAgagattatcattatcattataattaatatttttctacttctcaTTATCGTTGTTTTTATACTGATTTATCAGATATTTTGATGTATTATT
Proteins encoded in this window:
- the LOC105691901 gene encoding serine-protein kinase ATM isoform X4, translating into MLRFEQAFREICSLADSKKISDRKRCIVKLRELYKSNAAIEELCNNSRNRDSGGTGWKAILHSVHNVLLYEAERSTSGDANRSFVSTSKLTSDKETQVKIDYAMTMVETVKRANSPEIHLDCNTLLPLILQIFSNQLYIVYQRSYLTILVKHVLCVKHYKTHISPVNWWELLKLTVKMYESEHPYIDKYFILKAISQIIQKGSTQSHLALKLKKIFPFLVKVFNDAKSDPRKLSDVTFKLANIVCQQVGAESRIALCDFGETVLPCAINLNGNYEKYDWMLLMVQAHHPGGVTKYNDGAYAFNFEKWKEILPLIYRMVLKDSALESASNSFVQLASEVLWQLKDNYTYLDGDGPSDDVDYAHPSKRRRTAIGIQGMIDTLTTIPLEESLVSIEILIALITRHSVLIKISHVLPLMEFLVAHLSTCQNENVLNHLWDLARALLKFESKFANDLTENDAIKSGWDKIWSIALTSASTNKHAERVHRLLQSFISHKKSVDTNAILNLYLKNNCTWSKASIRTLLVFCKHNIIQNDTGPYTNDYGPTSSNNSPVKIRLLQWILAVPPETWNAQIPIEDVCELLVGLTLRSWYDIDKDVTNICHQSNVDTQDIEATTVKRCHVTNFEDACLMTAFKGSLYNKTDIKTSPHCKQTRGCVLHINENFDFLIKNLIEKNAAISDKEPADSLIVQTAVVARIFSNFMYLKISHEKVENLLSHIIEQSLEEISLSVEEIVQSKKKRKRNHLMNVLEALHLLYNGPYYYHVAELIRSSTGTDMLKHILLLTNVDNLHNIDGELRNNDGSTSITYIKNINHLSHTRGISKQNEEFLKADIPSNVDTIRLKASAVLAAFCAMLNSENPTHVQENLLITILNPNSYDLSEICDFKMAVTILESLMERKFSSFPEKVITDTLKMLQQLSRYWHKNNEAARIIINILSKLLPVVAYAGTAIQKQNILRILSQFHKLLQGNEYGPATCIAFIQCLETIAEIDPSFTWTKWEADDGSTPAIPVMNELLVYVKSPFHVVRLKVIDCLQILFSSEDVSLEWLKEFFNKLRTAITELFRVDGEVKERVKEDERTNRIASALHLMVIVISCSALFRSRALLSVFQLTVDKNINPDIVKRALERVNASLQIKDIDYLVESNLYYLLTHWLENGYSIQKFPIILAGCNSEQEFYNKYMRIIAFVVIQRGNIEEISELCNKFGMSVKNVIEDCFPRLISWLLPYISADQQSSSNDLVNAATIQRANSVYIQLNNNLKQFETVQKVSVLVKNNLENVIVTVISRLHDEEHSMQFLNIPINYPSCDPPEFKHCDIQRSFKFLENNIIGTKSSLLHFLATEKRGVLQKVLMKLKCRMYEEKSVELKLKALHHYVYFVMMIMEEINNNYFDDMSAYVVRDVCYTLMNLLKESSVPISKAACDYFYHLLRRMLPKRCAEVKQNLRLIVSSMIPIVKSGKTRHAIDVITFLLVEQSDLLAEAIERLDSFPPDKEFRQVREKHFRLRNKNGQRQTLDDEIRHFLSTRRENMENCSITELDYLKEQLSTKKQELQEMYRSLGLMKRFSEDCASSVLHQLTCALVKLTISSDADFSLRAAECLGELGPADLTTMILQPEKEHSRQFLEPMQTFTYRILVLLSNLLIHPDVCVFTASSEALYIITASFWGTQIVSNRNLKDLKRNIELSEECLRIEYIKPFVGKSSQQKNVNTIDVKKFEEFVNDNVDLWTGKVNDSHNNWITNIVCQILDCFNGSYMKHLIPVCRVNVSFCEKILPWIIYLVIHFEKNLDIMLYAGINRFFRCHYAESSEKNKNNSLSGAEHRNICFNHKSVQCMLNVVEFIRSQSVEKFKIELEYLHIAKAAQYCSAYFTSVLYAELWCECLRRTLQTSDHLLSIDYIYESTDEIGKVLQDILREAFIKIGDPDAIYGCGASYYQDSSERIQHYVQLRKWDKVLLAHDIEMSLGNKTASKGLLDALYQSGLQYLLGAFVRTIDKTEDEKDDTYRYECAWRLSDWNIPDTQQMMNWKDVDFQTILSTHHPLFHYRALKFYHESDTDRLKTALDSARISVIKTLRNISLESCKAVYPALSQLQMLREIEEVYFAEPDTYNSMIEKWKHQDAIGVNDFEYIEPVLSQRAILLQATGKVESKVIKSALVDTYLQITELSKKYGYFQMAARALGSLAKQVGTLTDEERNNLQYQEAKLAWERGDHELGRHLLRNLIVNCTSNVIHSEALTTYGNWMAESKSENPQKIIDKYYRASLANFESCDNTTERERQNFVYTQAVLAQFADVQFQQILSYMKSPQFESFRACVAYSEQTADKLSAYSKDADEKRAKFLNQKQCNNDMVELENIEKEKNMYLLLALEHYMRTLEQSEDHNLLVFRLVSLWLDNTHDNNLNELMQANLHKLPSYKFILLVPQLAPHISDTDDEFTTKIFNLLKRCAIEHPHHTIPVLLALMNSHKDHDFQNSRRSSAVKPEPRVLGATKLVQQLMSTPIKPIIEEMDKLANSLVMLANLEPPKAKSPRIPVPNNPLSIAKMKNFQHTLVPTMSIDIKPNKDYGGLVTIIKYDDSYELVGGINAPKKITCLCTDGQRRNQLVKGKDDLRQDAVMQQVFTVMNMLLRTSKEANKRKLNVRTYKPFHFIR
- the LOC105691901 gene encoding serine-protein kinase ATM isoform X2 → MQLSKNFAITLGTETVGARVGKQFSILCTMYYYTWEAERSTSGDANRSFVSTSKLTSDKETQVKIDYAMTMVETVKRANSPEIHLDCNTLLPLILQIFSNQLYIVYQRSYLTILVKHVLCVKHYKTHISPVNWWELLKLTVKMYESEHPYIDKYFILKAISQIIQKGSTQSHLALKLKKIFPFLVKVFNDAKSDPRKLSDVTFKLANIVCQQVGAESRIALCDFGETVLPCAINLNGNYEKYDWMLLMVQAHHPGGVTKYNDGAYAFNFEKWKEILPLIYRMVLKDSALESASNSFVQLASEVLWQLKDNYTYLDGDGPSDDVDYAHPSKRRRTAIGIQGMIDTLTTIPLEESLVSIEILIALITRHSVLIKISHVLPLMEFLVAHLSTCQNENVLNHLWDLARALLKFESKFANDLTENDAIKSGWDKIWSIALTSASTNKHAERVHRLLQSFISHKKSVDTNAILNLYLKNNCTWSKASIRTLLVFCKHNIIQNDTGPYTNDYGPTSSNNSPVKIRLLQWILAVPPETWNAQIPIEDVCELLVGLTLRSWYDIDKDVTNICHQSNVDTQDIEATTVKRCHVTNFEDACLMTAFKGSLYNKTDIKTSPHCKQTRGCVLHINENFDFLIKNLIEKNAAISDKEPADSLIVQTAVVARIFSNFMYLKISHEKVENLLSHIIEQSLEEISLSVEEIVQSKKKRKRNHLMNVLEALHLLYNGPYYYHVAELIRSSTGTDMLKHILLLTNVDNLHNIDGELRNNDGSTSITYIKNINHLSHTRGISKQNEEFLKADIPSNVDTIRLKASAVLAAFCAMLNSENPTHVQENLLITILNPNSYDLSEICDFKMAVTILESLMERKFSSFPEKVITDTLKMLQQLSRYWHKNNEAARIIINILSKLLPVVAYAGTAIQKQNILRILSQFHKLLQGNEYGPATCIAFIQCLETIAEIDPSFTWTKWEADDGSTPAIPVMNELLVYVKSPFHVVRLKVIDCLQILFSSEDVSLEWLKEFFNKLRTAITELFRVDGEVKERVKEDERTNRIASALHLMVIVISCSALFRSRALLSVFQLTVDKNINPDIVKRALERVNASLQIKDIDYLVESNLYYLLTHWLENGYSIQKFPIILAGCNSEQEFYNKYMRIIAFVVIQRGNIEEISELCNKFGMSVKNVIEDCFPRLISWLLPYISADQQSSSNDLVNAATIQRANSVYIQLNNNLKQFETVQKVSVLVKNNLENVIVTVISRLHDEEHSMQFLNIPINYPSCDPPEFKHCDIQRSFKFLENNIIGTKSSLLHFLATEKRGVLQKVLMKLKCRMYEEKSVELKLKALHHYVYFVMMIMEEINNNYFDDMSAYVVRDVCYTLMNLLKESSVPISKAACDYFYHLLRRMLPKRCAEVKQNLRLIVSSMIPIVKSGKTRHAIDVITFLLVEQSDLLAEAIERLDSFPPDKEFRQVREKHFRLRNKNGQRQTLDDEIRHFLSTRRENMENCSITELDYLKEQLSTKKQELQEMYRSLGLMKRFSEDCASSVLHQLTCALVKLTISSDADFSLRAAECLGELGPADLTTMILQPEKEHSRQFLEPMQTFTYRILVLLSNLLIHPDVCVFTASSEALYIITASFWGTQIVSNRNLKDLKRNIELSEECLRIEYIKPFVGKSSQQKNVNTIDVKKFEEFVNDNVDLWTGKVNDSHNNWITNIVCQILDCFNGSYMKHLIPVCRVNVSFCEKILPWIIYLVIHFEKNLDIMLYAGINRFFRCHYAESSEKNKNNSLSGAEHRNICFNHKSVQCMLNVVEFIRSQSVEKFKIELEYLHIAKAAQYCSAYFTSVLYAELWCECLRRTLQTSDHLLSIDYIYESTDEIGKVLQDILREAFIKIGDPDAIYGCGASYYQDSSERIQHYVQLRKWDKVLLAHDIEMSLGNKTASKGLLDALYQSGLQYLLGAFVRTIDKTEDEKDDTYRYECAWRLSDWNIPDTQQMMNWKDVDFQTILSTHHPLFHYRALKFYHESDTDRLKTALDSARISVIKTLRNISLESCKAVYPALSQLQMLREIEEVYFAEPDTYNSMIEKWKHQDAIGVNDFEYIEPVLSQRAILLQATGKVESKVIKSALVDTYLQITELSKKYGYFQMAARALGSLAKQVGTLTDEERNNLQYQEAKLAWERGDHELGRHLLRNLIVNCTSNVIHSEALTTYGNWMAESKSENPQKIIDKYYRASLANFESCDNTTERERQNFVYTQAVLAQFADVQFQQILSYMKSPQFESFRACVAYSEQTADKLSAYSKDADEKRAKFLNQKQCNNDMVELENIEKEKNMYLLLALEHYMRTLEQSEDHNLLVFRLVSLWLDNTHDNNLNELMQANLHKLPSYKFILLVPQLAPHISDTDDEFTTKIFNLLKRCAIEHPHHTIPVLLALMNSHKDHDFQNSRRSSAVKPEPRVLGATKLVQQLMSTPIKPIIEEMDKLANSLVMLANLEPPKAKSPRIPVPNNPLSIAKMKNFQHTLVPTMSIDIKPNKDYGGLVTIIKYDDSYELVGGINAPKKITCLCTDGQRRNQLVKGKDDLRQDAVMQQVFTVMNMLLRTSKEANKRKLNVRTYKVVPLTQRSGILEWCDETTPIFEILAGSNKKMGLHEKYYPKDYCIKKCRDIMAAVAKTSNVQKLAKYNLCCENLHPVFHYFFLENFLSPEIWFERRLSYVHSVATTSIIGYILGLGDRHLNNILLDKRTAEVIHIDFGIAFEQGKILPTPETVPFRLTRDMEVAMGVSGVEGVLRRSCEETMTVLRHHRSVIITLIQVLTYDPLFSWSITPAKAFSLQQRSTQGSSEGSEASGTKNKLAERALLRLDQKLRGTEEGSASSVAGQVEKLIQEARDPINLSRLFCGWQAYL
- the LOC105691901 gene encoding serine-protein kinase ATM isoform X3; this encodes MLRFEQAFREICSLADSKKISDRKRCIVKLRELYKSNAAIEELCNNSRNRDSGGTGWKAILHSVHNVLLYEAERSTSGDANRSFVSTSKLTSDKETQVKIDYAMTMVETVKRANSPEIHLDCNTLLPLILQIFSNQLYIVYQRSYLTILVKHVLCVKHYKTHISPVNWWELLKLTVKMYESEHPYIDKYFILKAISQIIQKGSTQSHLALKLKKIFPFLVKVFNDAKSDPRKLSDVTFKLANIVCQQVGAESRIALCDFGETVLPCAINLNGNYEKYDWMLLMVQAHHPGGVTKYNDGAYAFNFEKWKEILPLIYRMVLKDSALESASNSFVQLASEVLWQLKDNYTYLDGDGPSDDVDYAHPSKRRRTAIGIQGMIDTLTTIPLEESLVSIEILIALITRHSVLIKISHVLPLMEFLVAHLSTCQNENVLNHLWDLARALLKFESKFANDLTENDAIKSGWDKIWSIALTSASTNKHAERVHRLLQSFISHKKSVDTNAILNLYLKNNCTWSKASIRTLLVFCKHNIIQNDTGPYTNDYGPTSSNNSPVKIRLLQWILAVPPETWNAQIPIEDVCELLVGLTLRSWYDIDKDVTNICHQSNVDTQDIEATTVKRCHVTNFEDACLMTAFKGSLYNKTDIKTSPHCKQTRGCVLHINENFDFLIKNLIEKNAAISDKEPADSLIVQTAVVARIFSNFMYLKISHEKVENLLSHIIEQSLEEISLSVEEIVQSKKKRKRNHLMNVLEALHLLYNGPYYYHVAELIRSSTGTDMLKHILLLTNVDNLHNIDGELRNNDGSTSITYIKNINHLSHTRGISKQNEEFLKADIPSNVDTIRLKASAVLAAFCAMLNSENPTHVQENLLITILNPNSYDLSEICDFKMAVTILESLMERKFSSFPEKVITDTLKMLQQLSRYWHKNNEAARIIINILSKLLPVVAYAGTAIQKQNILRILSQFHKLLQGNEYGPATCIAFIQCLETIAEIDPSFTWTKWEADDGSTPAIPVMNELLVYVKSPFHVVRLKVIDCLQILFSSEDVSLEWLKEFFNKLRTAITELFRVDGEVKERVKEDERTNRIASALHLMVIVISCSALFRSRALLSVFQLTVDKNINPDIVKRALERVNASLQIKDIDYLVESNLYYLLTHWLENGYSIQKFPIILAGCNSEQEFYNKYMRIIAFVVIQRGNIEEISELCNKFGMSVKNVIEDCFPRLISWLLPYISADQQSSSNDLVNAATIQRANSVYIQLNNNLKQFETVQKVSVLVKNNLENVIVTVISRLHDEEHSMQFLNIPINYPSCDPPEFKHCDIQRSFKFLENNIIGTKSSLLHFLATEKRGVLQKVLMKLKCRMYEEKSVELKLKALHHYVYFVMMIMEEINNNYFDDMSAYVVRDVCYTLMNLLKESSVPISKAACDYFYHLLRRMLPKRCAEVKQNLRLIVSSMIPIVKSGKTRHAIDVITFLLVEQSDLLAEAIERLDSFPPDKEFRQVREKHFRLRNKNGQRQTLDDEIRHFLSTRRENMENCSITELDYLKEQLSTKKQELQEMYRSLGLMKRFSEDCASSVLHQLTCALVKLTISSDADFSLRAAECLGELGPADLTTMILQPEKEHSRQFLEPMQTFTYRILVLLSNLLIHPDVCVFTASSEALYIITASFWGTQIVSNRNLKDLKRNIELSEECLRIEYIKPFVGKSSQQKNVNTIDVKKFEEFVNDNVDLWTGKVNDSHNNWITNIVCQILDCFNGSYMKHLIPVCRVNVSFCEKILPWIIYLVIHFEKNLDIMLYAGINRFFRCHYAESSEKNKNNSLSGAEHRNICFNHKSVQCMLNVVEFIRSQSVEKFKIELEYLHIAKAAQYCSAYFTSVLYAELWCECLRRTLQTSDHLLSIDYIYESTDEIGKVLQDILREAFIKIGDPDAIYGCGASYYQDSSERIQHYVQLRKWDKVLLAHDIEMSLGNKTASKGLLDALYQSGLQYLLGAFVRTIDKTEDEKDDTYRYECAWRLSDWNIPDTQQMMNWKDVDFQTILSTHHPLFHYRALKFYHESDTDRLKTALDSARISVIKTLRNISLESCKAVYPALSQLQMLREIEEVYFAEPDTYNSMIEKWKHQDAIGVNDFEYIEPVLSQRAILLQATGKVESKVIKSALVDTYLQITELSKKYGYFQMAARALGSLAKQVGTLTDEERNNLQYQEAKLAWERGDHELGRHLLRNLIVNCTSNVIHSEALTTYGNWMAESKSENPQKIIDKYYRASLANFESCDNTTERERQNFVYTQAVLAQFADVQFQQILSYMKSPQFESFRACVAYSEQTADKLSAYSKDADEKRAKFLNQKQCNNDMVELENIEKEKNMYLLLALEHYMRTLEQSEDHNLLVFRLVSLWLDNTHDNNLNELMQANLHKLPSYKFILLVPQLAPHISDTDDEFTTKIFNLLKRCAIEHPHHTIPVLLALMNSHKDHDFQNSRRSSAVKPEPRVLGATKLVQQLMSTPIKPIIEEMDKLANSLVMLANLEPPKAKSPRIPVPNNPLSIAKMKNFQHTLVPTMSIDIKPNKDYGGLVTIIKYDDSYELVGGINAPKKITCLCTDGQRRNQLVKGKDDLRQDAVMQQVFTVMNMLLRTSKEANKRKLNVRTYKVVPLTQRSGILEWCDETTPIFEILAGSNKKMGLHEKYYPKDYCIKKCRDIMAAVAKTSNVQKLAKYNLCCENLHPVFHYFFLENFLSPEIWFERRLSYVHSNYFHNRIYPRIGRQTFKQYSARQKDG